The genome window GCACAAGTGATGCAATAGCGGTAGCGGTTCGTTTCGACTGCCCGATTTACACATTTGAGTTCATCCTGTCAACCGCCGGGATAGTGATTGAAGGCAATGACTTTGTATATCTGGAGAATATCAATGAAACCAAGGAAGAAAAAAATGCGACTACATCTGCCGCAGGTGGTTTCTCTTCGTTAAGCGTTGATGAACTGAAAACAAAATTACAGGAAGCCCTTGCCGAAGAATCGTACGAAAAGGCAGCCAAAATCAGGGATGAATTAAACAAGCGCAAAGCATCGTAACCTGTTGCACTGATAAAAAGACAAACACTTAACCTAACTTGAAATTTTATTCTGCCTGGTGTTAAATCTGCGCTTTATAGTTTTCCGGTTTACATTTATTTCGCTATTTTCCGGCTTTAATTTAATACTGACCATTTCTTATTTTTAATTGGCCCCATATGAATGTTAAGTTTCGCTTAATACTGATGAATTTTATGCAATTTTTCGTATGGGGTGCCTGGCTGATCACCATTGGTGCGTACTGGTTTCAAAATAAACACTGGTCGGGTGCGCAATTCGGAGCCATTTTTTCTACCATGGGGATCTCAGCGATCTTTATGCCTGCTCTTACCGGGATTATTGCAGACCGGTATATTAATGCAGAAAAGCTATATGGCGTTATGCATATTTTCGGTGCATTAACGCTATTTAGCCTGCCACTGGTAACTAATCCCACAACGTTTTTTTGGGTAATTTTATTAAATATGGTGTTTTATATGCCTACTTTATCCCTTTCAATAACCGTTGCATATTCAGCTTTAAAACGAAACAATATTGATGTAGTTAAAGAGTACCCTCCTATCCGCATCTGGGGTACTATTGGATTCATCGCGGCATTATGGACGGTAAGCATTACGCATAACGAGACATCTGCAAACCAGTTTTATATTGCCTCTGCAATAGCGCTGGCGTTGGGCATTTATTCGTTCTCACTGCCTAAATGCCCGCCTCTTTTTGTTAAAACGGGTAATAAATCGCTCGTAAACTCATTGGGATTAAACGCCTTTGCATTATTTAAAACACCAAGGTTTGCTATTTTTTTTGCATTTTCCCTTCTTTTAGGAGCAGCATTGCAACTCACGAATGCTTACGGTGATACATTTATCCACGACTTTAAAAATGTGGCAGAATATAAAGGTTCCATCGCAGTAAAGTATCCGGCAATCATCATGTCCATATCTCAGATTTCTGAGACGCTGTTCATTTTAGCCATTCCCTTCTTTCTTCGTAAATTTGGAATTAAGTACGTGATGCTTTTCAGTATGCTGGCATGGGTATTACGTTTTGGCCTTTTTGCTTTTGGCGATCCTGCCAGCGGGTTATGGATGATAGTGCTGTCATGCATTGTGTACGGTATGGCGTTTGATTTCTTTAATATATCAGGTTCATTATTTGTTGAAACCCAGGTACCACCGGAAATACGTGGAAGCGCGCAAGGTTTATTCATGATGATGGTAAATGGTTTTGGTGCCTTATTTGGAAGCTTTACCAGCGGGGTAATAATCGACAAGTTTTTTACCCATGCAGATCAAAGTAAAAACTGGCAGGGCATCTGGCTTACTTTTGCAGCGTATGCGCTGGTAATTGCTATTATTTTTCCATTTGTATTCAGGTATAAACATAACGCGGCGCTTAAACACGCTATTGAACACGCCTAAAATTTCTTTGATTCCTTAAAAATGAAAAAACACTACCGTAAGGAAAATAACTGTCTTAACTGCGGTACTTTATTAGAAGGGAAGTTTTGCCATAATTGCGGTCAGGAAAACCTGGAACTGAAGGAAAGCTTCGGCCACATGATGAATCATGCCGTAAGTGATTACTTCCACTTCGATCACCAGTTTTTTCATACGCTAAAGCCGCTTCTGTTTAAACCTGGATTTCTCACAAACGAGTATATGGCAGGCAGGCGCGCGCAATACCTGCACCCGGTGAAGATGTATATCTTTATAAGTGTCGTTTACTTCCTGATGCTGTTTAAATCCGGACACGAGATCGTGAAGGTTAATGAAACACCAAATAAACCGGTAACATCATCAAAGCTGGTTGACTCCGTCAATAAAGCCATTCTTAACAACCATAACCTGAGTGCCGCCCAGAAAAAGGTATTATTATCTAAGATCAAAAAAGATGGTGTAAAAAAAACGCCTACATCTGATGAGAAAGTTGTTAAAGGATACCGTTCAGGCTTACTGGTATTTACTGAGGATAGCACCTATGCTCAATACATCGCAAATCAACAAAAACTACCGGAAGCCAAACGGGATGGTTTTATTGACAGGCTGATCAATAAAAGAGGCTTTGATTATAAAGTTAAATACGGAACCAGATCAAAAGAAGTGTTTTTTGATGAGCTGAAACATAATGTTCCTAAAATGATGTTCCTGATGCTCCCCCTGTTTGCCTTGATATTAAAAATTACATTTTGGCGCAATAAAAAATTTTATGTTGAACACCTCATCTATTCATTTCATTTGCATTGCTTCCTGTTTATATTCCTTTCTTTAATCATACTGCTGCAATTGATACTTCCTGAACAGCAAACAATACAGGGTTTGATTGGCGGTTTTGCCTTCTTTTATATTGTATGGTATATTTACCGGTCGTTAAGAGTTGTTTATAACCGAAGTGTATTCAGAACCATAACAAAGTTTATAGGGATGTATTTTATGTACGTGGTTGTGCTGATGTTTTGCTTCTCCCTGATACTGGTGGCTACGGCGCTTACGCTTGCTTAACTATCAATTTCCAAACGCGTCCAGCGCGGTTGTAGGTTTCCCGGTATTATCAAAAGCGCCAAGACCATAACCCTGCCAGTTATAAGCCTCCGGCTCCCAATAAAAAACGCCAAGGCCATTATTCCCTGAAACGGCATTAACCTTACTGATGATGTCAGAAAGAAAGTCGCGGGAAGTTGCCGGTGATGCCGCATCCATCCCAACTTCAACCACCATACAGGGGGTTGAATAGCGCGCTTCCATATCGTTTATATTGGCAAGGCATTGACTGTTTAGTGTTTGCCAGTTTGTGGTTGATGGATAAAGCGACATACCAATAATGTCCCATTGCGCACCGTTTGCTTTCAATCCATCAAACATCCACCGGAAAAGGCCGTTATCATATCCATTAGAAATGTGAACAATAACCTTTGTGGTACTATTTACTGATTTTACCGCTGAATAACCGGCTTTTATAAGTGCAGCAAAG of Mucilaginibacter xinganensis contains these proteins:
- a CDS encoding nucleoside permease, which encodes MNVKFRLILMNFMQFFVWGAWLITIGAYWFQNKHWSGAQFGAIFSTMGISAIFMPALTGIIADRYINAEKLYGVMHIFGALTLFSLPLVTNPTTFFWVILLNMVFYMPTLSLSITVAYSALKRNNIDVVKEYPPIRIWGTIGFIAALWTVSITHNETSANQFYIASAIALALGIYSFSLPKCPPLFVKTGNKSLVNSLGLNAFALFKTPRFAIFFAFSLLLGAALQLTNAYGDTFIHDFKNVAEYKGSIAVKYPAIIMSISQISETLFILAIPFFLRKFGIKYVMLFSMLAWVLRFGLFAFGDPASGLWMIVLSCIVYGMAFDFFNISGSLFVETQVPPEIRGSAQGLFMMMVNGFGALFGSFTSGVIIDKFFTHADQSKNWQGIWLTFAAYALVIAIIFPFVFRYKHNAALKHAIEHA
- a CDS encoding DUF3667 domain-containing protein → MKKHYRKENNCLNCGTLLEGKFCHNCGQENLELKESFGHMMNHAVSDYFHFDHQFFHTLKPLLFKPGFLTNEYMAGRRAQYLHPVKMYIFISVVYFLMLFKSGHEIVKVNETPNKPVTSSKLVDSVNKAILNNHNLSAAQKKVLLSKIKKDGVKKTPTSDEKVVKGYRSGLLVFTEDSTYAQYIANQQKLPEAKRDGFIDRLINKRGFDYKVKYGTRSKEVFFDELKHNVPKMMFLMLPLFALILKITFWRNKKFYVEHLIYSFHLHCFLFIFLSLIILLQLILPEQQTIQGLIGGFAFFYIVWYIYRSLRVVYNRSVFRTITKFIGMYFMYVVVLMFCFSLILVATALTLA